A part of Candidatus Omnitrophota bacterium genomic DNA contains:
- the atpA gene encoding F0F1 ATP synthase subunit alpha — protein sequence MTELRYTEEGVVRVIRGCIVLVEGFKNCINGQVIRFGYGTSGIILGFDEKEAQVLIVRQTRMLKTGDKAVATLEPFVTPVGNKFIGRILNPLGEPLDGLGPLEVDTTRPIFIDAPSILKRKILNKTLETGIKVIDAMIPVGFGQRELILGDKMTGKTTICTDAIINQKRTGVICIYCAIGKANSALGKVVQLFLDHGCFEYTTIVAGTASAPSGQLYLSPYVAAAVGEHFMFQGKDVLVIFDDFTKHAWAYREISLLLGRAPGRDSYPGDIFYLHSKLVERAAFLTDDLGGGSMTHLPIVETLEGDLTGYVQSNLVSMTDGQIYTSTPLFGEGQKPAVDLGLSVSRVGSKVQWPVVKKLSGALRLEYLQYREVLRVSKLKTSGQSDEAENQMKTGAILTELLKQDRDKPIAMEALTIILYAYNKKVLHELTIEEVNIFQDAALGYFEKRKPELIKKMREKRDLDDEMKKVIDEVLAVYVKEVKDKRPKEEDEVEGGGDSAVGVDVLDQATSKKKEGAPAK from the coding sequence ATGACAGAATTGCGTTATACGGAAGAGGGTGTGGTCCGTGTCATCCGCGGATGCATCGTTCTTGTGGAAGGGTTCAAGAACTGCATCAACGGGCAGGTCATCCGGTTCGGTTACGGGACGTCCGGCATTATCCTGGGGTTTGATGAAAAAGAAGCCCAGGTTTTGATCGTCCGTCAGACCCGGATGCTTAAGACCGGGGACAAGGCCGTTGCCACGCTGGAGCCGTTCGTCACCCCCGTCGGAAATAAATTCATCGGTCGGATCCTGAACCCGTTGGGCGAACCTCTGGACGGCCTGGGGCCTCTGGAGGTGGACACCACCCGGCCCATCTTCATCGACGCCCCTTCGATCCTCAAGCGCAAAATCCTTAACAAGACACTGGAAACCGGCATCAAGGTTATCGACGCGATGATCCCCGTCGGGTTCGGACAGCGTGAGCTGATCCTGGGCGACAAGATGACGGGCAAGACGACCATCTGCACCGACGCCATTATCAACCAGAAACGGACCGGGGTCATCTGCATATACTGCGCCATCGGGAAGGCCAACTCCGCCCTGGGCAAGGTTGTTCAGCTTTTTCTGGATCATGGCTGCTTTGAATACACCACTATCGTGGCGGGCACGGCATCCGCTCCTTCGGGACAGCTTTATCTGTCTCCTTATGTGGCGGCTGCCGTCGGCGAACATTTCATGTTCCAGGGGAAGGACGTCCTGGTGATTTTTGACGACTTCACCAAGCATGCCTGGGCCTACCGTGAAATTTCCCTCCTCTTGGGGCGCGCCCCCGGCCGGGATTCCTACCCCGGAGATATTTTTTATCTTCATTCCAAACTTGTGGAACGGGCCGCGTTCTTGACGGATGATTTGGGCGGCGGCTCCATGACGCATCTTCCGATTGTCGAAACGCTGGAAGGCGACCTGACCGGGTATGTCCAGTCCAATCTGGTCTCCATGACCGACGGGCAGATATACACCAGCACTCCGCTGTTCGGCGAGGGGCAGAAGCCGGCGGTTGACCTGGGCCTGTCGGTGTCCCGCGTCGGGAGCAAGGTGCAGTGGCCGGTTGTCAAGAAGCTGAGCGGGGCCCTGCGTTTGGAATACCTTCAATACCGCGAAGTCCTTCGCGTGTCCAAGCTCAAGACGTCGGGACAGTCGGACGAAGCCGAAAACCAGATGAAGACCGGCGCCATTCTGACGGAACTCCTCAAGCAGGATCGCGATAAGCCGATCGCCATGGAGGCCCTGACGATCATTCTGTACGCTTACAACAAGAAAGTTCTGCATGAGCTGACGATTGAAGAAGTCAATATTTTTCAGGACGCGGCTCTCGGTTATTTTGAAAAACGGAAGCCGGAGCTCATCAAAAAAATGCGCGAAAAACGGGACCTGGACGATGAAATGAAAAAGGTCATCGATGAAGTCCTTGCGGTCTATGTCAAGGAGGTCAAGGACAAGCGTCCCAAGGAGGAAGACGAAGTCGAAGGCGGAGGCGATTCTGCCGTCGGTGTGGATGTCCTGGACCAGGCCACGTCCAAGAAGAAAGAGGGGGCCCCGGCCAAATAA
- a CDS encoding F0F1 ATP synthase subunit delta, producing the protein MSFMWIVQFLVLQTIFVGVVIFILKRVLFSDTESAVNRLNRDTEAVRAQQKELADKIKLANEELQKRRAEADALVKKMTEEAEEKAKEEREKLIVKARQESEEIINKAQRTRDDLRKNIEKEMQAKTVDFVEVIINEVLSKKARGALNDTLISEFLDNLDKTDMDMLGAAVDTAEIFTAEPLAEPFRNRLSEILQKKLGRTVKITVSVNAKVLSGAILSFGSLKLDGSLQSTVKEAGTSVKDRIEKGLLNFSAS; encoded by the coding sequence ATGTCATTCATGTGGATTGTCCAATTCCTCGTCCTGCAGACGATTTTTGTGGGGGTAGTGATTTTTATCCTGAAGCGGGTGTTGTTCAGCGACACCGAGAGCGCGGTCAACCGCCTGAATCGCGACACCGAGGCCGTCCGGGCCCAGCAGAAAGAGCTGGCGGACAAGATCAAGCTGGCGAACGAAGAATTGCAGAAGCGGCGCGCCGAGGCGGACGCCCTTGTCAAGAAGATGACCGAGGAAGCCGAGGAAAAGGCCAAGGAAGAGCGCGAGAAGCTGATCGTCAAGGCCCGTCAGGAAAGCGAGGAGATCATCAATAAGGCCCAGCGGACCCGGGATGATCTGCGCAAGAACATCGAGAAGGAGATGCAGGCGAAGACCGTGGATTTTGTCGAGGTGATCATCAATGAGGTCCTCAGCAAAAAGGCCAGGGGCGCGCTCAACGACACTTTGATTTCAGAATTTTTGGACAATCTTGATAAGACCGACATGGACATGCTCGGGGCCGCCGTTGATACCGCTGAGATTTTTACGGCCGAACCTTTGGCGGAACCGTTCCGGAACCGTTTATCGGAAATTTTGCAGAAGAAATTGGGGCGGACGGTCAAGATCACCGTTTCGGTTAACGCCAAGGTTTTAAGCGGGGCGATCTTGAGTTTCGGCAGCCTGAAGCTGGACGGCAGCCTGCAGAGCACCGTGAAGGAAGCCGGCACGTCGGTCAAAGACCGCATTGAAAAAGGGTTGCTTAATTTTTCCGCCTCATAG
- a CDS encoding FoF1 ATP synthase subunit gamma — MGKANKIKSDLEDITELVEIIQVLKDVADTKFHQLATRKDRFARFGESFVEFFRMISLSEVRHPLVSNDNPKVGIVCISSEAGFMGDLNAKVIRHALAEKERYPDSELIAVGRKGAEKLAPVEPNMKIFRDIEEVGLYETSIRIKDYMIDQVMEGHLGKVMVVYPWSKNFNLQKPRTVKLLPCDELLTKQAEFVDSIEKVINESNPVDVISYLADMWLVCRIYEMMHDTQISEAAAQSQQLEASVQKMKKDKKGIAAAFAKAKKGDIDKGMREVFTSRMMTRR; from the coding sequence ATGGGAAAAGCCAATAAGATCAAATCGGACCTGGAAGACATCACGGAGCTGGTCGAGATCATCCAGGTTTTGAAGGACGTCGCGGACACCAAGTTCCACCAGTTGGCGACCCGCAAGGACCGGTTCGCCCGTTTTGGGGAATCCTTTGTGGAGTTTTTCCGTATGATCAGCTTGTCGGAAGTCCGCCATCCCCTGGTCTCGAATGATAACCCCAAGGTGGGGATCGTCTGCATCTCTTCCGAGGCCGGGTTCATGGGGGACTTGAACGCCAAGGTCATCCGCCATGCCCTGGCCGAGAAGGAACGGTATCCGGACAGCGAACTGATCGCCGTGGGACGCAAGGGGGCCGAGAAGCTCGCACCTGTCGAGCCGAACATGAAGATCTTCCGGGACATCGAGGAAGTCGGCCTTTACGAAACGTCCATCCGCATCAAGGACTATATGATCGACCAGGTCATGGAGGGGCATCTGGGCAAGGTCATGGTGGTCTATCCCTGGTCAAAGAATTTTAACCTGCAGAAGCCCCGGACCGTCAAACTTTTGCCCTGCGATGAATTGTTGACCAAGCAGGCGGAGTTCGTGGATTCGATCGAAAAAGTCATCAACGAAAGCAATCCGGTGGACGTCATCAGTTACCTGGCCGACATGTGGCTGGTCTGCCGGATTTATGAAATGATGCATGATACCCAGATTTCCGAGGCCGCGGCCCAGTCGCAGCAGCTGGAGGCCAGCGTCCAGAAAATGAAGAAGGACAAGAAGGGCATCGCCGCGGCGTTTGCCAAAGCCAAAAAGGGCGACATCGACAAGGGTATGAGGGAAGTCTTTACATCCCGGATGATGACGAGGCGGTAA
- a CDS encoding ATP synthase F0 subunit C, whose amino-acid sequence MQWAETLLIVSVMLIAVLGPSVVIAVLGYSVIKALSRNPSAASKIFMGMVIMLIFVEAISIIAILVVFQLFGKS is encoded by the coding sequence ATGCAATGGGCAGAAACCCTGCTGATTGTTTCCGTTATGCTGATCGCCGTCCTGGGGCCTTCGGTGGTCATCGCGGTTTTGGGGTATTCTGTCATCAAGGCCCTGAGCCGTAACCCGTCGGCGGCGTCCAAAATTTTTATGGGCATGGTGATCATGCTGATTTTTGTGGAGGCGATATCCATCATCGCCATCCTGGTCGTCTTTCAGCTGTTCGGCAAATCGTAA
- the atpD gene encoding F0F1 ATP synthase subunit beta, producing the protein MEKPAEQPKPTPTQAAVPVSAPVKESAQPKADAKGTKDEPRRGLGRVIAVQGPVVDVRFDNPDDTPALYDLIEVYTFDKKKISLQTAEHLPGGVVRTVALVDTLNLQLNSPAYNTFQPITIPIGDECFGRVMDAVGNPIDNEGPINTPARSPIRILLKTHSFDLKEKKAAKAEVLETGMKYIDLLFPLVKGGKTGIIGGAGCGKTVVILELINNIVKAHGGACVFTGIGERIREGNELFHELKDNNLLKNVMLAYGQMDQPPGARAEVVNTGITLAEYLQGKNKDILLFMDNLYRFIQGGQEVSTLLGRVPAETGYQPTLASEVSGVQERIRSIKGGGSVTALQAVYVPADDMTDPAVVAIFSYLDGSIVLSRDLVQRGMYPAIDPLQSSCANLDPNVVGQRHYQLSQKTIQYINKYNGLKRIVAVIGVEELNKEDRLIYGRAQRMLNFMTQPFSVSEVFTGKKGQYVHINENLDGVEGILTGVYDKVKVSDFYMIGKAPSV; encoded by the coding sequence TTGGAAAAACCAGCTGAACAACCAAAACCAACGCCGACGCAGGCCGCGGTCCCCGTCTCTGCTCCTGTGAAAGAATCCGCACAGCCCAAGGCAGATGCCAAGGGAACCAAGGACGAGCCTCGCCGCGGACTGGGGCGGGTCATCGCTGTTCAGGGGCCCGTTGTGGACGTCCGTTTCGACAATCCGGACGACACCCCCGCCCTTTACGATCTGATCGAGGTTTACACGTTCGACAAGAAAAAGATTTCTCTCCAGACGGCCGAGCATCTCCCCGGCGGCGTGGTCCGGACCGTTGCCCTGGTGGACACCCTGAACCTTCAACTCAATTCACCGGCGTATAACACGTTTCAACCCATCACGATCCCCATCGGCGATGAGTGTTTCGGCCGCGTCATGGACGCGGTCGGCAACCCCATCGACAACGAGGGGCCGATCAACACTCCCGCGCGCAGTCCTATCCGCATCCTGTTGAAGACCCACTCCTTCGATTTGAAGGAAAAAAAAGCGGCGAAAGCCGAGGTGCTGGAGACCGGGATGAAGTATATCGACCTGCTGTTCCCCCTGGTGAAAGGCGGGAAGACCGGGATTATCGGAGGCGCCGGTTGCGGGAAGACCGTCGTTATTTTGGAACTCATCAATAATATCGTCAAGGCCCACGGCGGGGCCTGCGTGTTCACGGGGATCGGGGAGCGCATCCGCGAAGGCAACGAGTTGTTTCACGAATTGAAAGACAACAACCTGCTCAAGAACGTTATGCTGGCCTACGGGCAGATGGACCAGCCGCCCGGTGCCCGCGCGGAGGTCGTGAACACGGGGATCACGCTCGCGGAATATCTGCAGGGAAAGAACAAGGACATCCTGCTGTTCATGGACAATCTCTACCGTTTTATCCAGGGGGGGCAGGAGGTTTCGACCCTTTTGGGCCGGGTCCCGGCGGAAACCGGGTATCAGCCGACGCTGGCCTCCGAGGTCAGCGGCGTTCAGGAGCGGATCCGTTCCATCAAGGGCGGCGGGTCTGTCACGGCCCTCCAGGCGGTTTACGTCCCTGCCGACGACATGACCGACCCCGCGGTCGTCGCGATTTTCAGTTACCTGGACGGGTCCATCGTCTTGTCCCGCGACCTGGTCCAGCGCGGGATGTACCCGGCCATCGACCCTTTGCAGAGCTCCTGCGCCAACCTCGATCCGAACGTCGTCGGGCAGAGGCATTACCAGCTGTCCCAGAAAACCATCCAGTATATCAACAAGTACAACGGTCTCAAAAGGATCGTCGCGGTCATCGGCGTGGAGGAGTTGAACAAAGAGGACCGCCTGATTTACGGCCGCGCGCAAAGAATGCTCAATTTTATGACACAGCCGTTTTCCGTCAGCGAAGTCTTCACCGGCAAGAAAGGGCAGTACGTCCATATCAACGAGAATCTGGACGGTGTCGAGGGGATCCTGACCGGAGTCTATGACAAGGTCAAGGTCTCGGACTTTTATATGATCGGAAAAGCCCCCAGTGTGTGA